One window of the Perca flavescens isolate YP-PL-M2 chromosome 5, PFLA_1.0, whole genome shotgun sequence genome contains the following:
- the LOC114555666 gene encoding acyl-CoA dehydrogenase family member 11 has protein sequence MSMCSALLTRRVAGRRSRVWFGVPPALVHIRSASVAEPGTRRSNEEQLWEAAGYLPFSRAKIGSFFQETPVLKNPFLEDALLRGYLRRHLPQEAAFSDLCAFGERVANEVDGWGRECEVTPPRLVHFDPWGRRVDHIVTSPAWKRMKDLSAQEGLVAIGYERSFGEWSRVYQMSKLYIFSPSSGLYTCPLAMTDGAAKVIQSIGLSWPVDEAYSRLTTRQPERFWTSGQWMTERQGGSDVASGTETVAVPQTDGSYKLHGFKWFTSATDADMALTLARVQDRTGATTPGSRGLSLFYGEVSRDEGGRLKGIEVQRLKDKLGTRQMPTAELLLDGLPAHRLSEEGKGVASIANMLTITRIHNSISAAAAMRRVVQLARDYATRRTAFGKLLKDHPLHMQTLARMEVETRGAFLLVMEVCRLLGREESGMATQLDAHLLRLLTPVAKLYTGKQAVAVVSEGLESFGGQGYIEDTGLPGLLRDAQVLSIWEGTTNVLSLDVLRSVARSSGMVLHAYFTHAKSLLAGASNVSPLAPAVKAVNGALSELEDFVQIAATRATGYLELAARDLAYSLARIYTGALLIDHACWKGASSSDTYAALRWCEHDLCPVATKQARGCYDLSTAPLDAALVYDRPIQG, from the exons ATGTCAATGTGCTCAGCCCTACTGACCCGCCGTGTAGCAGGACGCCGCTCCAGGGTGTGGTTTGGTGTTCCTCCAGCGCTCGTACACATCAGATCAGCCAGTGTAGCTGAGCCAGGCACAAGAAGATCTAATGAAGAACAACTTTGGGAGGCAGCAGGGTACCTGCCGTTCTCTAGAGCCAAGATAGGATCTTTCTTTCAGGAAACGCCAGTGCTGAAGAACCCATTTCTAGAGGATGCTTTGCTCAGAGGATACCTGAGGCGACACTTGCCCCAGGAG GCTGCTTTCTCAGACTTGTGTGCATTTGGAGAGCGTGTAGCAAATGAAGTGGACGGCTGGGGTAGAGAGTGTGAGGTTACTCCTCCACGTTTGGTGCACTTTGACCCCTGGGGTCGCAGAGTGGACCACATCGTGACCTCCCCGGCCTGGAAACGCATGAAAGACCTGTCTGCACAGGAAGGACTGGTTGCCATTGGTTATGAGAGGTCATTTGGGGAGTGGAG tcGTGTGTACCAAATGAGCAAGTTGTAcatcttctctccctcctctggtCTCTACACCTGTCCTCTGGCAATGACTGATGGAGCTGCTAAAGTCATCCAG TCTATAGGTCTTTCGTGGCCGGTAGACGAAGCCTACAGTCGTTTGACCACCCGTCAGCCTGAACGTTTCTGGACGTCCGGACAGTGGATGACGGAAAGACAGGGAGGATCTGACGTGG CCAGTGGCACAGAGACGGTGGCTGTTCCCCAAACAGATGGTTCATACAAACTCCACGGCTTCAAGTGGTTCACCTCTGCTACAGACGCAGACATGGCTCTCACGCTGGCCAGAGTGCAGGACAGAACAGGAGCAACCACGCCG GGCAGCAGGGGTTTGTCTTTGTTCTACGGAGAGGTGAGTAGAGATGAGGGTGGACGACTGAAGGGTATAGAGGTTCAGAGACTGAAGGACAAGCTGGGCACAAGACAGATGCCGACTGCTGAGTTACTGCTGGACGGTCTACCGGCACACAGG CTCTCAGAGGAAGGGAAAGGTGTGGCCTCCATAGCTAACATGCTGACTATAACCCGGATCCACAACAGCATTTCTGCAGCGGCCGCGATGAGAAG GGTGGTCCAGTTAGCTCGTGACTACGCCACTCGCCGCACTGCCTTTGGAAAGCTTCTTAAAGACCACCCGCTGCACATGCAGACTCTCGCTAGGATGGAG GTGGAGACTCGTGGAGCGTTCCTTCTGGTGATGGAGGTGTGCCGTCTGCTGGGCCGAGAGGAAAGCGGCATGGCAACGCAGCTGGATGCACACCTGCTGCGTCTGCTCACTCCTGTAGCCAAACTGTACACTGGGAAGCAG GCGGTGGCTGTGGTGTCAGAGGGTTTGGAAAGCTTCGGTGGACAGGGCTACATTGAGGATACCGGGTTGCCTGGTCTACTTCGCGATGCACAG gtGTTGAGTATATGGGAAGGTACCACAAATGTTCTGTCTCTGGACGTGCTGCGCTCTGTGGCTCGTAGCTCAGGAATGGTTCTTCATGCTTACTTCACCCATGCCAAG TCCCTGCTTGCAGGTGCATCAAATGTTTCTCCATTGGCCCCGGCGGTGAAAGCAGTAAATGGTGCTCTCTCTGAGCTGGAGGACTTTGTTCAGATAGCAGCTACAAGAGCAACCGGCTACCTGGAACTAGCAGCCAGAGACCTGGCATACAGCCTGGCTCGCATCTACACGG GTGCGCTACTCATTGACCATGCATGTTGGAAGGGAGCCTCTTCATCTGACACCTATGCAGCTCTCag gTGGTGTGAACATGACTTGTGTCCTGTGGCAACTAAACAGGCGAGAGGCTGCTACGATCTCAGCACAGCACCACTTGATGCTGCGCTGGTCTATGACCGGCCCATCCAAGGCTGA
- the morc2 gene encoding ATPase MORC2 isoform X2, which produces MSYSSYSNLSRAQLTFEYLHTNSTTHEFLFGALAELVDNSRDANATRIDIYTEKKPELRGGYTLCFLDDGIGMDPHEATHVIQFGKSNKRSPESTQIGQYGNGLKSGSMRIGKDFILFTKKGNTLTCLFLSRTFHEEEGLDEVIVPLPSWDLKTKEPLTSDPEKYAIETELIFKYSPFKNEQQLMEQFNKIESSSGTLVIIYNLKLMDNREPELDVETDHQDILMAGTPVEGVKPEKRSFRAYAAVLYIDPRMRIFIQGHKVRTKRLSCCLYKPRVYKYTSTRFKTRAEQEVKKADHLAKIAEEKAREAESKQMALEARLGDDLSKDSRAILRKVQDSAMMLRRDCDMKRRILEAKQKALKEPKELNFIFGVNIEQRDLDGMFVYNCSRLIKMYEKTGPQLEGGMACGGVVGVVDVPYLILEPTHNKQDFADAKEYRHLLKSMGEHLAQYWKDTNIAQKGIVKFWDEFGYLSASWSAPPSSEPRYRRRRGMEIPLTIQCDKCLKWRTLPFQMDAVDKRYPDSWVCLMNPDSTQDRCDATEQKQNLPCGVLKKDKQTAEDKRKELEEKIKQQQEKLETLQKTSTVKSAADLKKLPLEVSMKPTESSSQATRSSERSITRPRSPPLPAHLKSPPPSRAASLRPTRTPAPAPPPPKVEPAKSRGAAKPPPPAAKPVPKATAKTPPSSRSSRSPAKASSAKPAAAGQRKRIVEQEASEEEEEEEEEEEEEEVEEDDEDSEEDSEEEEPQIKKSKMAAAAGNRGKVIEKASPPKRAKLDEAPEKHQQEEPEIDTKNAQKDKGLLVEVRVNKEWYTGKVIAVEANKKSVRWKVKFDYVPRSTPKDRWVFKGSDDVRLMRPPSPISQTPDTQQETEKGPAPMEPDTTQPGTSREVTDSLVTMLRTMLRYFFPPAFRIPKDDVNSMTAEELVSFPLKEYFQQYESGLQSLCNSYQSRADARAKAVEEKSNSNEVKLKEADEKLQKLRTNIVALLQKVQEDIDINTDDELDAYIEDLLTKGD; this is translated from the exons GACAACCCACGAGTTCTTATTTGGAGCCTTGGCAGAGCTTGTGGACAATTCAAG AGATGCCAATGCCACACGTATAGATATCTACACAG AAAAAAAGCCAGAGCTGCGGGGCGGCTACACTCTCTGTTTTCTGGATGATGGTATTGGAATGGACCCTC ATGAGGCAACTCATGTGATTCAGTTTGGAAAGTCAAACAAACGGTCCCCTGAGTCCACTCAGATTGGCCAATATGGAAACGGGCTGAAATC CGGCTCTATGCGTATTGGGAAAGACTTCATCTTGTTCACAAAAAAAGGCAACACGCTGACTTGCCTTTTTCTGTCAAGGACTTTCCACGAAGAGGAGGGACTAGATGAG GTGATAGTGCCCCTTCCCTCCTGGGATCTAAAGACTAAGGAACCGTTGACCTCTGACCCAGAGAAGTACGCCATAGAGACGGAGCTGATCTTCAAGTACTCACCTTTTAAAAATGAACAGCAGCTGATGGAGCAGTTCAACAAAATAGAAAGTAGCAGTG gcACTCTTGTGATTATCTATAATCTGAAGCTGATGGACAACAGAGAACCAGAACTGGATGTAGAGACAGATCACCAGGACATACTGATGGCTGGGACACCTGTTGAAGGAGT GAAGCCAGAGAAGAGGTCGTTCAGAGCGTATGCTGCTGTTTTGTACATCGACCCGCGCATGAGGATCTTTATCCAGGGACATAAAGTCAGGACCAAGAGACTGTCCTGCTGTTTATATAAACCAAG GGTTTATAAATACACATCGACTCGTTTCAAAACTCGTGCTGAGCAAGAAGTGAAGAAAGCGGATCACCTTGCTAAGATTG CGGAAGAAAAAGCCCGAGAGGCAGAGAGTAAACAAATGGCTTTGGAGGCCAGATTAGGAGACGACCTTTCCAAAGATTCACGG GCAATTCTGAGAAAGGTTCAAGATTCAGCCATGATGCTTCGACGGGATTGTGACATGAAGAGAAGGATTCTCGAAGCCAAACAGAA AGCATTAAAGGAGCCCAAGGAGTTGAATTTTATATTCGGAGTGAACATTGAACAGAGGGACCTGGATGGGATGTTTGTGTACAACTGTTCTCGACTCATCAAGATGTACGAGAAAACAGGGCCCCAGCTGGAGGGAGGCAT ggCCTGCGGAGGTGTGGTTGGAGTAGTTGATGTCCCGTATTTAATTCTAGAGCCTACTCACAACAAACAAGACTTTGCAGATGCTAAGGAGTATCGACATTTACTTAAGTCCATGGGGGAACATTTAGCTCAGTACTGGAAGGACACTAACATTG CTCAGAAAGGCATCGTGAAGTTCTGGGATGAGTTTGGCTATCTGTCCGCCAGCTGGTCTGCACCTCCATCATCAGAGCCGAGATACAGGAGACGCCGCGGCATGGAGATACCACTTACTATTCAGTGTG ataaatgtttaaaatggaGAACGCTGCCATTCCAGATGGATGCAGTGGACAAACGCTACCCAGACAGTTGGGTGTGTCTCATGAACCCCGACAGCACACAGGACCG gTGTGATGCTACTGAACAGAAACAGAATTTGCCATGTGGTGTTCTGAAGAAAGACAAGCAGACAGCTGAAGACAAACGGAAAGAGCTGGAAGAGAAAATCAAACAGCAGCAGGAGAAACTAGAGACCTTGCAG AAAACCAGCACTGTAAAATCTGCAGCAGATTTAAAGAAGCTGCCACTGGAAGTCAGCATGAAACCAACAGAGAGCTCCTCTCAG GCAACTAGGTCTTCTGAAAGGTCCATAACACGGCCCCGCTCCCCACCGCTCCCAGCTCACTTAAAAAGCCCCCCTCCATCCCGTGCAGCTTCTCTGCGCCCCACCCGAACTCCTGCCCCTGCGCCACCACCACCCAAAGTCGAACCAGCCAAGTCCAGAGGTGCAGCAAAGCCTCCTCCACCTGCAGCAAAGCCTGTACCCAAAGCTACTGCCAAAACCCCCCCATCCAGCCGCAGCTCACGG TCACCTGCCAAAGCATCATCAGCCAAACCAGCAGCTGCTGGACAACGGAAGAGAATCGTAGAGCAGGAGGccagtgaggaagaggaggaggaggaggaagaagaagaagaagaagaggtggaggaggatgatgaggaCAGTGAGGAAGACAGTGAAGAGGAAGAACCTCAGATAAAGAAATCCAAGATGGCTGCAGCAGCTGGTAACCGTGGGAAAGTGATAGAGAAGGCCTCACCTCCCAAACGTGCCAAGTTGGACGAG GCACCTGAGAAGCACCAACAGGAGGAACCAGAGATTGACACTAAAAATGCTCAGAAAG ATAAGGGTCTGCTGGTTGAAGTACGTGTCAACAAGGAGTGGTACACAGGCAAAGTCATCGCTGTGGAGGCGAATAAAAAGAGTGTTCGCTGGAAAGTGAAGTTTGACTATGTACCTAGATCCACCCCTAAAGACAGATG GGTGTTCAAGGGTAGTGATGATGTCCGGTTGATGCGGCCGCCATCTCCAATCTCTCAGACACCTGACACCCAACAGGAGACAGAGAAGGGCCCTGCACCCATGGAGCCCGACACTACTCAACCAGGAACCAGTCGGGAGGTGACCGATAGTCTCGTCACCATGTTGAG GACAATGCTGCGTTACTTCTTCCCTCCTGCTTTTCGGATCCCAAAGGACGATGTTAACAGCATGACCGCTGAGGAGTTGGTGTCCTTTCCTTTG AAAGAGTATTTCCAGCAGTACGAATCAGGTCTCCAGTCATTGTGTAACTCGTACCAGAGCAGGGCTGATGCCAGGGCCAAAGCTGTGGAGGAGAAGAGCAACAGCAATGAGGTCAAACTGAAGGAAGCAGACGAGAAACTACAGAAACTACGAACAAACATTGTAGCACTCCTGCAAAAAGTACAAGAG gACATTGACATAAACACAGATGACGAGCTTGACGCCTACATAGAAGACCTCCTTACCAAGGGTGATTAA
- the morc2 gene encoding ATPase MORC2 isoform X1 — protein sequence MSYSSYSNLSRAQLTFEYLHTNSTTHEFLFGALAELVDNSRDANATRIDIYTEKKPELRGGYTLCFLDDGIGMDPHEATHVIQFGKSNKRSPESTQIGQYGNGLKSGSMRIGKDFILFTKKGNTLTCLFLSRTFHEEEGLDEVIVPLPSWDLKTKEPLTSDPEKYAIETELIFKYSPFKNEQQLMEQFNKIESSSGTLVIIYNLKLMDNREPELDVETDHQDILMAGTPVEGVKPEKRSFRAYAAVLYIDPRMRIFIQGHKVRTKRLSCCLYKPRVYKYTSTRFKTRAEQEVKKADHLAKIAEEKAREAESKQMALEARLGDDLSKDSRAILRKVQDSAMMLRRDCDMKRRILEAKQKALKEPKELNFIFGVNIEQRDLDGMFVYNCSRLIKMYEKTGPQLEGGMACGGVVGVVDVPYLILEPTHNKQDFADAKEYRHLLKSMGEHLAQYWKDTNIAQKGIVKFWDEFGYLSASWSAPPSSEPRYRRRRGMEIPLTIQCDKCLKWRTLPFQMDAVDKRYPDSWVCLMNPDSTQDRCDATEQKQNLPCGVLKKDKQTAEDKRKELEEKIKQQQEKLETLQKTSTVKSAADLKKLPLEVSMKPTESSSQATRSSERSITRPRSPPLPAHLKSPPPSRAASLRPTRTPAPAPPPPKVEPAKSRGAAKPPPPAAKPVPKATAKTPPSSRSSRSPAKASSAKPAAAGQRKRIVEQEASEEEEEEEEEEEEEEVEEDDEDSEEDSEEEEPQIKKSKMAAAAGNRGKVIEKASPPKRAKLDEVNTQKKGVPTLIRQTPTTPLSISKPISMQQHGGKAKAPEKHQQEEPEIDTKNAQKDKGLLVEVRVNKEWYTGKVIAVEANKKSVRWKVKFDYVPRSTPKDRWVFKGSDDVRLMRPPSPISQTPDTQQETEKGPAPMEPDTTQPGTSREVTDSLVTMLRTMLRYFFPPAFRIPKDDVNSMTAEELVSFPLKEYFQQYESGLQSLCNSYQSRADARAKAVEEKSNSNEVKLKEADEKLQKLRTNIVALLQKVQEDIDINTDDELDAYIEDLLTKGD from the exons GACAACCCACGAGTTCTTATTTGGAGCCTTGGCAGAGCTTGTGGACAATTCAAG AGATGCCAATGCCACACGTATAGATATCTACACAG AAAAAAAGCCAGAGCTGCGGGGCGGCTACACTCTCTGTTTTCTGGATGATGGTATTGGAATGGACCCTC ATGAGGCAACTCATGTGATTCAGTTTGGAAAGTCAAACAAACGGTCCCCTGAGTCCACTCAGATTGGCCAATATGGAAACGGGCTGAAATC CGGCTCTATGCGTATTGGGAAAGACTTCATCTTGTTCACAAAAAAAGGCAACACGCTGACTTGCCTTTTTCTGTCAAGGACTTTCCACGAAGAGGAGGGACTAGATGAG GTGATAGTGCCCCTTCCCTCCTGGGATCTAAAGACTAAGGAACCGTTGACCTCTGACCCAGAGAAGTACGCCATAGAGACGGAGCTGATCTTCAAGTACTCACCTTTTAAAAATGAACAGCAGCTGATGGAGCAGTTCAACAAAATAGAAAGTAGCAGTG gcACTCTTGTGATTATCTATAATCTGAAGCTGATGGACAACAGAGAACCAGAACTGGATGTAGAGACAGATCACCAGGACATACTGATGGCTGGGACACCTGTTGAAGGAGT GAAGCCAGAGAAGAGGTCGTTCAGAGCGTATGCTGCTGTTTTGTACATCGACCCGCGCATGAGGATCTTTATCCAGGGACATAAAGTCAGGACCAAGAGACTGTCCTGCTGTTTATATAAACCAAG GGTTTATAAATACACATCGACTCGTTTCAAAACTCGTGCTGAGCAAGAAGTGAAGAAAGCGGATCACCTTGCTAAGATTG CGGAAGAAAAAGCCCGAGAGGCAGAGAGTAAACAAATGGCTTTGGAGGCCAGATTAGGAGACGACCTTTCCAAAGATTCACGG GCAATTCTGAGAAAGGTTCAAGATTCAGCCATGATGCTTCGACGGGATTGTGACATGAAGAGAAGGATTCTCGAAGCCAAACAGAA AGCATTAAAGGAGCCCAAGGAGTTGAATTTTATATTCGGAGTGAACATTGAACAGAGGGACCTGGATGGGATGTTTGTGTACAACTGTTCTCGACTCATCAAGATGTACGAGAAAACAGGGCCCCAGCTGGAGGGAGGCAT ggCCTGCGGAGGTGTGGTTGGAGTAGTTGATGTCCCGTATTTAATTCTAGAGCCTACTCACAACAAACAAGACTTTGCAGATGCTAAGGAGTATCGACATTTACTTAAGTCCATGGGGGAACATTTAGCTCAGTACTGGAAGGACACTAACATTG CTCAGAAAGGCATCGTGAAGTTCTGGGATGAGTTTGGCTATCTGTCCGCCAGCTGGTCTGCACCTCCATCATCAGAGCCGAGATACAGGAGACGCCGCGGCATGGAGATACCACTTACTATTCAGTGTG ataaatgtttaaaatggaGAACGCTGCCATTCCAGATGGATGCAGTGGACAAACGCTACCCAGACAGTTGGGTGTGTCTCATGAACCCCGACAGCACACAGGACCG gTGTGATGCTACTGAACAGAAACAGAATTTGCCATGTGGTGTTCTGAAGAAAGACAAGCAGACAGCTGAAGACAAACGGAAAGAGCTGGAAGAGAAAATCAAACAGCAGCAGGAGAAACTAGAGACCTTGCAG AAAACCAGCACTGTAAAATCTGCAGCAGATTTAAAGAAGCTGCCACTGGAAGTCAGCATGAAACCAACAGAGAGCTCCTCTCAG GCAACTAGGTCTTCTGAAAGGTCCATAACACGGCCCCGCTCCCCACCGCTCCCAGCTCACTTAAAAAGCCCCCCTCCATCCCGTGCAGCTTCTCTGCGCCCCACCCGAACTCCTGCCCCTGCGCCACCACCACCCAAAGTCGAACCAGCCAAGTCCAGAGGTGCAGCAAAGCCTCCTCCACCTGCAGCAAAGCCTGTACCCAAAGCTACTGCCAAAACCCCCCCATCCAGCCGCAGCTCACGG TCACCTGCCAAAGCATCATCAGCCAAACCAGCAGCTGCTGGACAACGGAAGAGAATCGTAGAGCAGGAGGccagtgaggaagaggaggaggaggaggaagaagaagaagaagaagaggtggaggaggatgatgaggaCAGTGAGGAAGACAGTGAAGAGGAAGAACCTCAGATAAAGAAATCCAAGATGGCTGCAGCAGCTGGTAACCGTGGGAAAGTGATAGAGAAGGCCTCACCTCCCAAACGTGCCAAGTTGGACGAG GTTAACACCCAGAAGAAAGGAGTTCCTACTCTTATACGGCAGACACCAACGACACCACTCTCTATCTCTAAACCCATTTCCATGCAACAGCATGGGGGTAAAGCAAAG GCACCTGAGAAGCACCAACAGGAGGAACCAGAGATTGACACTAAAAATGCTCAGAAAG ATAAGGGTCTGCTGGTTGAAGTACGTGTCAACAAGGAGTGGTACACAGGCAAAGTCATCGCTGTGGAGGCGAATAAAAAGAGTGTTCGCTGGAAAGTGAAGTTTGACTATGTACCTAGATCCACCCCTAAAGACAGATG GGTGTTCAAGGGTAGTGATGATGTCCGGTTGATGCGGCCGCCATCTCCAATCTCTCAGACACCTGACACCCAACAGGAGACAGAGAAGGGCCCTGCACCCATGGAGCCCGACACTACTCAACCAGGAACCAGTCGGGAGGTGACCGATAGTCTCGTCACCATGTTGAG GACAATGCTGCGTTACTTCTTCCCTCCTGCTTTTCGGATCCCAAAGGACGATGTTAACAGCATGACCGCTGAGGAGTTGGTGTCCTTTCCTTTG AAAGAGTATTTCCAGCAGTACGAATCAGGTCTCCAGTCATTGTGTAACTCGTACCAGAGCAGGGCTGATGCCAGGGCCAAAGCTGTGGAGGAGAAGAGCAACAGCAATGAGGTCAAACTGAAGGAAGCAGACGAGAAACTACAGAAACTACGAACAAACATTGTAGCACTCCTGCAAAAAGTACAAGAG gACATTGACATAAACACAGATGACGAGCTTGACGCCTACATAGAAGACCTCCTTACCAAGGGTGATTAA